In the Pseudodesulfovibrio sp. JC047 genome, one interval contains:
- the glmM gene encoding phosphoglucosamine mutase, whose product MKQRLFGTDGLRGQGNIFPMTPEIALRLGLAAGQYFRNGSKRHRVVIGKDTRLSGYVFETALTSGLCANGMDVFLVGPMPTPAISFLTRNMRADLGVVISASHNPFMDNGIKFFDRHGFKLPDEVEDEISELVLNQDTQWDYPAAEDVGRAKRITDAPGRYIVYLKNSFSQRLTLDGMKIVLDCAHGAAYGVAPKVLEELGADVVRIGVKPNGLNINQKCGSLYPEVISSAVIEERADMGIALDGDADRLIVCDEKGRILDGDQIMALSALELLEKGTLPKNMLVSTVMSNMALELFMKDHGGTLLRTDVGDRYVVEAMRREGAMLGGEQSGHLIFMEHSTTGDGLLAALQLLRLMREKEQPLSELAGLLEPFPQILRNVHVNRKISFCDAPEVQKAVRKVEDALKGKGRVLLRYSGTEAVCRVMVEGPDSDTVELYAGDIAEACEKYLK is encoded by the coding sequence ATGAAGCAGAGGCTTTTCGGGACTGATGGCCTGCGAGGGCAGGGCAATATATTTCCCATGACACCGGAAATTGCGTTGAGGCTTGGTCTGGCCGCCGGACAATATTTTCGAAATGGTTCCAAGCGTCATCGTGTGGTTATCGGTAAGGATACCCGGCTGTCCGGCTATGTCTTTGAGACGGCTTTGACCAGTGGACTATGCGCCAATGGAATGGATGTTTTTCTGGTCGGCCCCATGCCGACTCCCGCCATTTCTTTTTTGACCCGGAATATGCGGGCCGATTTGGGTGTGGTCATTTCCGCGTCACATAATCCGTTCATGGATAATGGGATCAAATTTTTTGATCGGCACGGTTTCAAGCTTCCAGATGAGGTTGAAGACGAGATCAGCGAATTGGTGCTCAATCAGGACACACAATGGGATTATCCCGCTGCCGAAGACGTTGGTCGTGCGAAACGGATTACCGATGCACCGGGTCGATATATCGTGTATTTGAAAAATAGTTTTTCACAGCGATTGACCCTGGACGGCATGAAGATTGTTTTGGATTGCGCGCATGGAGCGGCCTATGGTGTTGCACCCAAGGTTTTGGAAGAGCTGGGTGCGGACGTTGTTCGGATTGGCGTGAAGCCGAACGGGTTGAATATCAATCAGAAATGTGGTTCGCTCTATCCGGAAGTCATTTCCAGTGCTGTCATCGAGGAAAGGGCCGATATGGGTATTGCTTTGGATGGCGATGCGGATCGGCTGATCGTGTGCGATGAAAAAGGGCGTATTCTGGATGGTGACCAGATCATGGCTTTGTCGGCCTTGGAGCTTTTGGAAAAAGGGACCTTGCCCAAGAATATGCTGGTGTCCACGGTCATGAGTAATATGGCGCTTGAGCTGTTCATGAAAGACCATGGCGGCACGCTGTTGCGCACCGACGTTGGCGATCGGTATGTGGTGGAAGCCATGCGTCGCGAAGGGGCCATGCTCGGTGGTGAACAATCCGGTCATTTGATTTTTATGGAGCATTCCACCACTGGCGATGGATTGCTGGCCGCATTGCAATTGTTGCGGCTCATGCGGGAAAAGGAGCAACCCTTGTCAGAGTTGGCCGGGTTGCTCGAACCGTTTCCGCAGATTTTGCGCAATGTGCATGTGAACCGGAAAATTTCGTTTTGTGACGCGCCCGAAGTGCAAAAGGCGGTTCGGAAAGTCGAAGATGCGCTTAAAGGCAAAGGGCGGGTCTTGCTTCGCTACTCCGGGACGGAAGCGGTCTGTCGTGTCATGGTTGAAGGACCGGATAGCGATACCGTGGAATTGTATGCTGGTGATATTGCTGAAGCCTGCGAAAAGTATTTGAAATAA
- the galU gene encoding UTP--glucose-1-phosphate uridylyltransferase GalU — protein MKIKKAVIPVAGWGTRSLPATKNVPKEMLPIFRKPIVQYIVEEGIEAGLTDVVFITNQNKTIIEDHFDRNFLLEQLLERAGKQEMLDEVKRVASLVNVIGVRQKEQLGLGHAVLSAREICQNEPFAVMLGDDLMFGVDTGIGELLRAASATGKAVVGVIEVPEDKVSRYGVIKGEELDDGTYRVTNLVEKPAREDAPSNLAIIGRYVLLPEIFDILESQKAGVGGEIQLTDALQGLADQDKLIAVKLGGQRFDAGDWVEYLTANIYFALHDEELRDDLVKRLLELLPCAGTEL, from the coding sequence ATGAAAATCAAGAAAGCAGTCATTCCGGTCGCCGGATGGGGCACGCGATCTCTTCCGGCCACGAAGAACGTTCCCAAGGAAATGTTGCCGATTTTTCGTAAACCCATCGTTCAATATATTGTTGAAGAAGGGATTGAGGCCGGTTTGACCGATGTTGTTTTCATTACCAATCAGAACAAGACGATTATCGAAGACCATTTTGACCGAAATTTCCTGTTGGAACAGTTGCTTGAACGCGCTGGTAAACAGGAAATGCTTGATGAGGTCAAACGGGTTGCTTCGCTTGTCAATGTCATTGGTGTGCGCCAGAAGGAACAGCTTGGACTCGGCCACGCTGTTTTGTCTGCTCGGGAAATTTGTCAAAATGAACCATTCGCCGTCATGTTGGGCGATGATCTCATGTTCGGTGTGGATACGGGCATCGGTGAATTGTTGCGTGCTGCGTCCGCTACGGGCAAGGCTGTGGTCGGTGTGATCGAAGTGCCTGAGGACAAGGTCAGTCGATATGGCGTCATTAAAGGTGAAGAACTGGACGACGGCACGTATCGGGTGACGAATTTGGTTGAAAAACCTGCGCGTGAAGATGCGCCGTCTAATCTGGCGATCATTGGTCGGTACGTTTTACTCCCTGAAATTTTTGATATTCTCGAAAGTCAGAAGGCCGGTGTCGGTGGAGAAATCCAGTTGACGGATGCTTTGCAGGGGCTGGCGGATCAGGACAAGCTCATTGCCGTGAAATTGGGTGGTCAGCGGTTCGATGCCGGAGACTGGGTAGAGTACCTGACCGCGAATATTTATTTTGCACTGCATGACGAAGAACTCAGGGATGATTTGGTCAAGCGATTGCTTGAGTTGTTGCCCTGTGCCGGGACCGAATTATGA
- the priA gene encoding primosomal protein N', translated as MADLWQVTLVSPPYEAWTYERPSFFPELSAGQRVIIPFGKSHRVGIVVGPADAAPKGVAIKSMIWPLERTPLFNEEYVDMAVNLAARQMVNVGRILEIALPRGLRTAAVTFRVDKHMAERTLPGSVRPAEIGRMPEADKKALMELWCAGRMRVRVNAKREAEERFVSLESDPPWAVRPNAKRQIRLLEYLLEHGPQSLYALRYALGDWTAATVAKLESVSIVRTGELTADTLAEVDEGGAGDPCGDVCEYTLTDEQQIAMDSMTATMQNGGGPHLVHGVTGSGKTVLYLEMARQSLANGRSVMLLAPEVALACHLYRTVKKRFPDAQVFFYHGYQSPKKRERTFKSVSREQGPVLVVGTRSSLFLPISNLGLIVLDEEHDESYKQEERLAYHAKEVAWFRAGLSKALLLLGSATPDVKTFHAARQGVIPVSTLKERVGNSVLPGVELVDITDMKGGGKLLAPETVDAIRETVEAGNQVIVMLNRRGYAPLMYCVDCAETVRCPECEVGMTYHKNRQRVVCHYCGLTYSYPLTCKKCGGTSFIPMGEGTERLEEVLQEKLPEGTTVLRLDRDATRRQERLEEILGAFGRREAQVLVGTQMISKGHHFPGVTLVVVADGDLGLNLPDYRSSERTFQLLVQVAGRAGRGENPGRVLIQTRNPGHPLWTEVVTGDYAGFFDREIARRSMFKYPPFSRMALVRINFPADYSDGAAAVTLFGDILREQSRKLGIDVLGPAPAPLSMLRGRKRFNCLLKSDDWAKVRTLYGQMTSANPNVRFVRTSLDLDPLTTL; from the coding sequence ATGGCCGATTTATGGCAGGTAACGCTCGTCAGTCCACCGTATGAAGCGTGGACCTACGAGCGACCTTCCTTTTTCCCTGAGTTATCTGCTGGGCAGCGGGTGATTATTCCTTTTGGCAAATCGCACCGTGTGGGCATTGTTGTTGGTCCCGCTGACGCGGCCCCCAAAGGGGTTGCGATCAAATCGATGATCTGGCCGTTGGAACGCACACCGCTTTTCAATGAAGAGTATGTGGATATGGCCGTGAATCTTGCGGCCCGGCAAATGGTCAATGTGGGACGAATTTTGGAAATTGCCTTGCCTCGTGGACTGCGGACGGCTGCCGTGACCTTTCGGGTTGATAAACATATGGCTGAGCGCACGTTGCCCGGTTCTGTGCGACCTGCGGAAATCGGGCGGATGCCTGAAGCCGATAAAAAGGCGCTTATGGAATTGTGGTGTGCCGGGCGGATGCGGGTGCGCGTCAATGCCAAACGGGAAGCCGAAGAGCGGTTCGTTTCCCTGGAATCAGATCCGCCGTGGGCGGTGCGTCCCAATGCCAAACGACAGATTCGGTTGCTGGAATATCTTTTGGAACATGGACCGCAGAGTTTGTACGCCTTGCGCTATGCTTTGGGTGATTGGACTGCGGCCACGGTCGCCAAATTGGAGAGCGTGTCCATTGTCCGCACTGGAGAATTGACCGCTGATACCTTGGCCGAAGTGGATGAGGGCGGGGCGGGTGATCCGTGCGGTGATGTCTGTGAATATACTTTGACTGACGAACAACAGATCGCCATGGATTCCATGACTGCGACCATGCAAAACGGTGGCGGACCGCATCTGGTCCACGGTGTGACCGGCAGTGGCAAGACGGTCTTGTATCTTGAAATGGCTCGGCAAAGTCTGGCCAATGGCCGTTCTGTCATGTTGCTCGCCCCGGAGGTCGCTCTGGCGTGTCACCTCTACCGGACGGTGAAAAAACGGTTCCCGGATGCGCAGGTTTTTTTCTATCACGGATATCAGAGTCCCAAGAAACGGGAGCGGACATTCAAGAGCGTCTCTCGTGAACAGGGTCCGGTCCTCGTGGTCGGAACCCGGTCTTCCCTGTTTTTACCGATTTCCAATCTTGGTCTGATCGTATTGGATGAAGAACATGATGAGTCTTACAAGCAGGAAGAGCGATTGGCCTATCATGCCAAGGAAGTTGCCTGGTTCAGGGCCGGTTTGAGCAAGGCCTTGTTGCTGCTTGGTTCAGCCACGCCGGACGTCAAGACATTTCACGCCGCCCGTCAGGGGGTGATCCCTGTGTCCACGCTCAAGGAACGCGTGGGTAACAGTGTGCTGCCCGGTGTCGAGTTGGTTGATATTACGGATATGAAAGGGGGCGGCAAGTTGCTGGCTCCGGAGACGGTAGACGCTATTCGCGAGACGGTCGAGGCGGGCAATCAGGTTATTGTCATGCTCAATCGTCGAGGTTACGCACCCCTGATGTATTGCGTGGACTGTGCCGAAACCGTGCGTTGTCCCGAATGTGAAGTGGGGATGACCTATCACAAGAATCGGCAACGGGTTGTGTGTCACTATTGTGGCTTGACCTATTCCTATCCGCTGACGTGCAAAAAGTGCGGCGGCACCAGTTTTATCCCCATGGGCGAAGGTACGGAACGCCTTGAAGAGGTCTTGCAGGAAAAATTGCCCGAGGGCACCACGGTGTTGCGGCTTGATCGGGACGCAACCAGGCGACAGGAACGGCTGGAAGAAATTCTGGGCGCGTTTGGCCGTCGGGAAGCACAGGTCCTTGTGGGGACACAAATGATTTCCAAGGGCCACCATTTCCCGGGAGTGACGTTGGTTGTGGTCGCTGACGGCGACCTTGGGCTGAATCTGCCGGACTATCGTTCTTCGGAACGGACTTTTCAGTTGTTGGTTCAGGTCGCAGGCCGTGCCGGGCGTGGCGAGAATCCCGGCAGGGTGCTGATTCAGACGCGCAATCCCGGACATCCCTTGTGGACTGAGGTGGTGACAGGGGATTACGCCGGCTTCTTCGATCGTGAGATTGCCCGGCGATCCATGTTCAAATATCCACCGTTTTCCAGAATGGCCTTGGTCCGCATCAATTTCCCTGCCGACTATTCGGATGGGGCAGCTGCCGTGACGTTGTTCGGTGACATCTTGCGGGAACAGAGTCGAAAGTTGGGCATTGATGTCCTGGGACCGGCTCCGGCTCCTTTGTCCATGCTTCGAGGTCGCAAGCGTTTCAATTGTTTGTTGAAATCTGATGATTGGGCCAAGGTGCGGACTTTGTACGGACAGATGACATCGGCCAATCCGAATGTGCGATTCGTTCGAACGAGTCTGGACCTTGATCCGTTGACGACATTGTAA